From Cryptococcus gattii WM276 chromosome J, complete sequence:
GCAAGGGGTGGACGATGTGAAGGTAAGGGACGTTGGGGAGAATTACAGGTTTGTCTGCAAGCATAACATATCAGCATAATACATGTGCAGAAAGATTGTTGGGTAGGTCTCACCAAGTCTCTCAAATTGCACTCCCTGTATCCATTCTTCCACAGGCGCCTTTCCTCCTGGAGCTTCGACAAACTGCAAATGCCTCCATTTTTGACTCGCTCCAGCACCTTCGCCGCCATTGTAGAACGCAAGCATTTTGCTAGGTCGAATGGGGTGACGAGAAGCGGCAAGAAGGATGTTATACGCAAGAGCGAGTTGGGAAGGAGTAGGAGGGAGGGCTTGAGGTTGGTAAGAGAAGGGGCAAAGGAGGATGTGTCCGGGGAGAAGGGAGTACTAGGTCAAGTTAGTTTGGCTGCAATTGAGCAATGAAATAATAGATGCCAACCTTGTTAAGCTAATGAATCGTCAGCGAATTGTTATTGAAATGACTACAGAAACATGCTTACCAAAATGGACATGCCCTCCTCGCCCTCCAAACCCTTCAAAGACCCAACAAATAATTCAGGAACATACGGTGGCTTGAAGGGTTCCAGCTCATTCTGCTTATTCACAGACTCCTCTTCCTTATCTTCACCGGCAACGCGAGGCCTTTTCTTGTCTGGAGATCCATCCTTTTCCGCGCGAACAGCAGCGAGAGCATCTTCCTTGGCCTTGGCTTTGTTTTGGAGGGAAGGGCAGACACGAACATTGAACTGTAAAATGTTAGAGAGTGGCTTGTACATAGTATATCTAGGCCCAGAAGCTACACACTCTTCGTCCTTGAGAAATGACATCTTTTGCTTCGCtagggaagaagaagagctgTCCCGAGGATCGAGCCTCGTCGAACTTTTCCGGAACCTTGGACAAGAGGTCTGTGGGGTTTGAGTGGTTTATGGGGTAGGCCATCGCGTGCTGTCTTCTAAACTGTCGGGTTACTGGGTGCTTTGTCGTCCTTGCGGCTGTAATGAAGAAGCTGAGAACTGTACGCATAGATATACACtggagaaagaaaagaaaacGGGAAAAAGAATGAGATGAACGAGTAGCCGCATCTTTCGTCTCGATCTCAGGCACCACTTCCATAGCCGACAACGATTTCCCTTTGTCACTATCATTTCCCATTGTCACTATCCAGCAGGAGCCATTTTTTTCCATAACACAACAATACATTGAATATATATCACTGAAGGAACGTAAGACTCCTGATACACGAGAAATACTTCAGAACGAGTGATGCTTGCTTACCTTCCAGCAGGCATGAATTATTTAGTAATTATTAACAGTCATCTCTATCCATCATACAATGGCCCGATCCTGGAAAAATGATGATAATCATGCGCAGCATACAGAGTCATAGTAAATAATAGATAGCAACACGCAGAAAAAGGAATTGACTGTGCATTTAAAGAATAGCATCTCTTGCATAGTGATAGCCTTGTCGTGTACAACTGCCGCATTGTGTATCGGATTCTGCACAAAGGTGAAAGCAAACATCGTCCTGATCTTGTAAGATAATGCTCTCCGAAGTGGATAAATTCGATGAATAACTGGCAGTTAATTGGTAGACAAAATCCTGCAGGTTAGACATTGATAGCAAGCCAGTGAACCTTGGGAAGTCCGCAGGGTAGATAAGGTCTTTTGGCCAAACCGCAAATGGTATCAAAGCGTCTGGGAAGAAAAAAATTATAGTCAGCAAACTGGCAGTTGCCGGTGATCCTTCGAGTCTCAAGCTGCAGGGTTATAATGTAGTTAATTTGACCGCCCGACCAAATGGGACTACTATACAAATGCATGCTTTTTAATCTGATGAAGCACAACCTCGACAACCTACATCACCCATCAGCCTTGTTGGCAGGGCCCGCTGAAAAAGGCAAAACTTACCACAATGAGGACATTCGACTACTGTGCCCTTTTTCAACTGCGCCTTGGGTACTCTACAGATACAGGTCGACCCCTGAAAGTTCATATCCCGAGTTTGGATACATCGCACACAACATAGCTTCTCGTAGCCATTTTTCTTCCACTTTGCTATGAGGTTGGCGTCGGCATATCCCTGTTTTAAAAGCCAGTCGTAGAGTTCTCGTGAGATAAGCTCGCGCTTGTAGTAAAGATCATAGATGTATCGAGAGCGAGCATGTGATAGTCGCATAATCGGCCTTAAGCCGTATTAGTTGATGTTTACCTTCAAGGCGCAGAGATAACCCACCATACAGCTTCAACTTTTCGCTTTCCTTCGTGAGATTCACTCTCAGCGTCTcgcatcttcttctcgtAGTCTTCGAGGACATCCCTGGGTAGGGAAGGAATTCAGCGTCCTGCTCGAGATACGCGACATTGACTTACTGGATATCCTCAAATCCCTCAGGAGGGGGCTTTGTACGTTGTGTTCTTATCTTGGGCATGTTTTTGGGTATGCAGATGATATCAATGTTCTATGTACAATTAGAGATTAGAGATTAGTGAGGACAGGTGGCGGAAACAGATTTATATGGGGGATGACATAAGTGGAGGTTGTTTTTGTTGTGCATTCTTTGCCGTCGGTGTGTTTTTGGCACGAGCGAGCCGTCGCGTTCTCCCGCCGTTACCAGTTCCTCCATTTTGCCATTCACTCTATATAAGAACGGCCATAATGGGCAAATGGCAACAATCAAAATACGATACCGAACTTGTGTCGAAAATACTCAGGCTATTGTGCGTATTACTCACATTCGCCTCAGTCCCTGACTCACACATCTTTACAGCGAGGCTTCAGAGAGAACTCAGCAGGGTCCGACGGCTCAACGGAATCGAAGTAGAGAACCACTTTCGGACAAAACATTCCTGTCATTCATAAAGGACCTCAATCCTGATAGCATACATGTGCAGCAGTGCTTCAGTCAACTACTTCGTGCTGTACACTCCGAGGTCAAGGGTGTGCGTCCTCCCAGTAGTGTTTCACCACATAGTAACCCGCTTTCAATGCCCAGTATCGGCCAACAGCTTTTTTCAATACAGTCACAACCATTCGCACTCGAATTAACCGACGTCGAAGTACCTTCTGCCAGCAGATTTCCGTCACCGGAGCGGAGGCATCGCATGGCCGTCAATCTGCCCCCGCCTGCCGTAGATCCTTTGCATCCATGGCAATTTTGGCAATCTCAATCGTTTAGCTCACAAGACCGCCAGGGG
This genomic window contains:
- a CDS encoding bud site selection-related protein, putative (Similar to TIGR gene model, INSD accession AAW46442.1); the protein is MPKIRTQRTKPPPEGFEDIQDVLEDYEKKMRDAESESHEGKRKVEAVWPIMRLSHARSRYIYDLYYKRELISRELYDWLLKQGYADANLIAKWKKNGYEKLCCVRCIQTRDMNFQGSTCICRVPKAQLKKGTVVECPHCGCRGCASSD
- a CDS encoding uncharacterized protein (Similar to TIGR gene model, INSD accession AAW46441.1) codes for the protein MAYPINHSNPTDLLSKVPEKFDEARSSGQLFFFPSEAKDVISQGRRFNVRVCPSLQNKAKAKEDALAAVRAEKDGSPDKKRPRVAGEDKEEESVNKQNELEPFKPPYVPELFVGSLKGLEGEEGMSILLNKYSLLPGHILLCPFSYQPQALPPTPSQLALAYNILLAASRHPIRPSKMLAFYNGGEGAGASQKWRHLQFVEAPGGKAPVEEWIQGVQFERLDKPVILPNVPYLHIVHPLPPSAQMPVPPTPESTEQLIDFLAPALMRLLDMAFDAARRGGGHKDGGWNILMTLEHLHLIPRSLPSYSLPQPYPPLELNALGYAGMMLVRSSEQEAALMQAAEPQGGLMSVLARCGVPREFGEQVLEAEAAFHGQIEQEMSSGQ